A region of Lycium barbarum isolate Lr01 chromosome 1, ASM1917538v2, whole genome shotgun sequence DNA encodes the following proteins:
- the LOC132612799 gene encoding uncharacterized protein LOC132612799: protein MEVFLEVFMDDLYMFGDSFDDCLDHLGRVLKRCEGTNLVLNWETVTSWVSGVSWDILVSIGVSSSKIANLLCKLLKKEAKFEFDETCRKAFDELKERLTTAPIIVSPDCSRSFELMYDVSDFANGVVLGQRLNKIMHHIYYASKILNVAQMNYTVTE, encoded by the exons ATGGAAGTCTTTCTTGAGGTCTTTATGGATGATCTCTATATGTTTGGTGATtcttttgatgattgtcttgaccatctgggtcgAGTGCTTAAACGCTGTGAGGGGACTAATCTGGTGTTGAATTGGGAAACTGTCACTTCATG GGTGtccggagtttcttgggacatattGGTTTCTATAGGCGTTTCATCATCCAAAATTGCTAATCTATTGTGTAAGCTTCttaaaaaagaggctaagttcgaGTTTGACGAGACGTGTCGTAAGGCATTCGATGAACTGAAGGAGCGTTTGAccactgctcctattattgtttctcctgaTTGTTCTCGATCATTCGAGTTAATGTACGATGTGAGCGATTTTGCTAATGGTGTTGTGCTTGGCCAGAGACTTAATAAAATCATGCACCATATCTACTATGCCAGCAAAAT